The Pseudomonadota bacterium genome segment ATCACCGCCATCAACGCAGAAATCTACCTTTTGCAGCAGCTTCCGGTCAAGTTCAGTCCAGGATTTGGCCGCTGGGGCGGAGCTTAGATTGGCACTGGTGGCAATCAGGGGCAGCGACAGTTTCTTGCTGAGCAGCCGCAGGAAAGGATGGGAGGAAATGCGCACGGCTATTTTTTGTTCCGGGCTGACGGTTCCGGCAGGTAGTCCCTGTCGGGCTGAAAAAATAATAGTTAATGGTCCGGGCCAGTGACGATTCATGAGTTTTCTGGCCACGTCCGGGATGTCTTCCACCAGGGATTCGAGCATCTGGCAGTCGCTGACCAGGATTGGGAACGCTTTATTGTCCGGGCGGTTTTTCAACTTTCCCACTCTTTCTACCACTTGTTGACTTAAGGCATTGCCACCAAGGCCATAAAAGCTCTCAGTGGGAAAAATAAAAACTTTTT includes the following:
- a CDS encoding L-threonylcarbamoyladenylate synthase, giving the protein MNLTPYTLNLSCIPYPFPASQEGLFIQQIIDAIRTEKVFIFPTESFYGLGGNALSQQVVERVGKLKNRPDNKAFPILVSDCQMLESLVEDIPDVARKLMNRHWPGPLTIIFSARQGLPAGTVSPEQKIAVRISSHPFLRLLSKKLSLPLIATSANLSSAPAAKSWTELDRKLLQKVDFCVDGGDCPPGLASTLIDITVSPPKVIRSGDISLEQEQS